In the genome of Ananas comosus cultivar F153 linkage group 11, ASM154086v1, whole genome shotgun sequence, one region contains:
- the LOC109717126 gene encoding protein DOG1-like 1, which translates to MKCFTSCYEDWVRKQEWDLTYLLAAASTSAAASAEQTAADAELRVVVEKSLRLYEEYAEQRCALAPADGPAFFCPAWCSAFENSVLWMGGCRPTLFIRLLYSLSGAALDARLHDFLNNGGDDGTDRLSAELLRGEKSMLGLSARQLGLVDELHGHTLREEGRLTAKMATVQEDVADRPLLSAARVHRKITSSSAAAAAAYAASSSSWGNDGDVAAAIKSCAEEMAGLLVEADRLRVATARALLTEILGPKQAVELLVAAKQLHLSIHKSSKQRDTDLCCGGGGGNVDGAVF; encoded by the exons ATGAAGTGTTTCACTTCATGCTACGAGGACTGGGTCCGGAAGCAGGAGTGGGACCTCACCTACCTCCTGgccgccgcctccacctccgccgccgcttcgGCCGAGCAGACTGCCGCCGACGCCGAGCTGCGCGTCGTGGTCGAGAAGAGCCTGCGGCTGTACGAGGAGTACGCCGAGCAGCGGTGCGCGCTGGCCCCTGCCGACGGGCCCGCCTTCTTCTGCCCGGCGTGGTGCTCCGCCTTCGAGAACTCCGTCCTCTGGATGGGCGGCTGCCGGCCCACCCTCTTCATCCGCCTCCTCTACTCCCTCTCCGGCGCCGCGCTCGACGCCCGCCTCCACGACTTCCTCAACAACGGCGGGGACGACGGCACAGATCGCCTCTCG GCAGAACTGCTACGGGGAGAGAAATCGATGCTAGGGCTGTCAGCACGGCAGCTCGGTCTGGTGGACGAGCTGCACGGCCACACGCTGAGGGAGGAGGGCCGGCTGACGGCGAAGATGGCCACGGTGCAGGAGGACGTGGCCGACAGGCCGCTGCTCTCTGCCGCGCGAGTGCACCGGAAAATcacttcttcttcggctgctgctgctgctgcttatgctgcttcttcttcttcttggggGAACGATGGAGATGTCGCGGCGGCAATAAAGAGTTGCGCAGAGGAGATGGCTGGATTGCTGGTGGAGGCGGATCGGCTGCGGGTCGCGACGGCGAGGGCGCTGCTGACGGAGATTCTGGGCCCAAAGCAGGCCGTGGAGCTGCTCGTGGCCGCAAAGCAGCTGCATCTTTCAATCCACAAGTCCAGCAAGCAGAGGGATACTGATctctgctgcggcggcggcggcggcaacgtGGACGGAGCTGTTTTTTGA
- the LOC109717129 gene encoding protein DOG1-like 2: MHNKSILTPYSYINTPPCICILPSSPSRAQMESPYISSYEQWIRSQESDLRDLTTAAAEATSDVELQGRVDRSLRLYEEYAARRRALAAADGPTFFCPPWCSAFENAVLWMGGCRPTLAIRLLYSLSGLDLEARLDDFLRGLVHAPRGGLMALSARQINLVNELHCRTLREEDRLSARLATLHEDVADAPLLPLVIKDVRSIKN; the protein is encoded by the coding sequence ATGCACAATAAGTCGATCCTCACGCCGTATTCGTATATAAATACTCCTCCGTGCATATGTATCCTCCCCTCCTCGCCGAGTAGAGCACAAATGGAGTCCCCATACATCTCGAGCTACGAGCAGTGGATCCGGAGCCAGGAATCGGACTTGCGTGACCTCACGACGGCGGCAGCGGAGGCGACGAGCGATGTGGAGCTGCAAGGACGCGTGGACCGAAGCTTGCGGCTGTACGAGGAGTACGCGGCGCGGCGCCGGGCTCTGGCGGCTGCCGACGGGCCGACGTTCTTCTGCCCGCCGTGGTGCTCGGCCTTCGAGAACGCCGTCCTCTGGATGGGCGGCTGCCGGCCCACCCTCGCCATCCGCCTCCTCTACTCCCTCTCCGGCCTCGACCTCGAAGCCCGCCTCGACGACTTCCTCCGCGGCCTCGTCCACGCGCCCCGCGGTGGGCTCATGGCGCTCTCGGCGCGCCAGATCAACCTCGTCAACGAGCTGCACTGCCGCACTCTGCGCGAGGAGGACCGGCTCTCGGCCAGGCTGGCCACGCTCCATGAGGACGTCGCCGACGCGCCGCTGCTCCCGCTCGTGATCAAGGACGTCCGNtcaataaaaaattaa